A region from the Drosophila ananassae strain 14024-0371.13 chromosome 2L, ASM1763931v2, whole genome shotgun sequence genome encodes:
- the LOC6506011 gene encoding probable glucosamine 6-phosphate N-acetyltransferase isoform X1, with the protein MVQYSEETYLYDPSLLIKLDFHRSPAKFKPFISAANPGEPWMKVRPLKDTDYDRGFLQLLSQLTHVGNVSRTQFLTRFSQMKASGDYFVTVIEDTRKNEIIGAASLVIERKFIHNCAVRGRLEDVVVNDTYRGKQLGKLIVVTVSLLAEELGCYKMSLDCKDKLIKFYESLGYVLIPGNSNSMTIRYDEGPTLKRNATSSGSSGTVGDSCQTNSQFYNFFSPFCY; encoded by the exons ATGGTGCAATATTCG GAGGAGACGTATCTGTATGATCCCAGTCTGCTGATAAAGCTTGACTTTCATCGTAGCCCAGCCAAGTTCAAGCCCTTCATTTCGGCAGCCAATCCCGGAGAGCCATGGATGAAGGTGAGACCTCTGAAGGATACCGACTACGACCGTGGATTCCTCCAGCTACTCTCCCAACTCACGCATGTGGGCAATGTCAGTCGGACACAGTTTTTAA CCCGCTTCTCGCAAATGAAAGCCAGTGGGGACTACTTTGTGACCGTTATTGAGGACACGCGGAAGAATGAGATTATCGGAGCTGCCTCCTTGGTGATTGAACGCAAGTTTATTCATAATTGTGCTGTG CGTGGTCGCCTGGAGGATGTGGTGGTCAACGATACCTACCGCGGAAAACAACTTGGCAAGCT GATCGTGGTAACAGTCTCGCTGCTGGCCGAAGAACTTGGTTGCTACAAAATGTCGCTGGACTGCAAGGATAAGCTGATCAAGTTTTACGAATCTCTAGGCTACGTGCTCATCCCAGGAAACTCCAACTCCATGACCATTCGCTACGATGAGGGACCGACGCTAAAGCGTAACGCCACCTCATCCGGCTCCAGCGGAACAGTGGGCGACTCCTGCCAAACT AACtctcaattttataattttttctcCCCTTTTTGCTACTGA
- the LOC6506011 gene encoding probable glucosamine 6-phosphate N-acetyltransferase isoform X3: MEETYLYDPSLLIKLDFHRSPAKFKPFISAANPGEPWMKVRPLKDTDYDRGFLQLLSQLTHVGNVSRTQFLTRFSQMKASGDYFVTVIEDTRKNEIIGAASLVIERKFIHNCAVRGRLEDVVVNDTYRGKQLGKLIVVTVSLLAEELGCYKMSLDCKDKLIKFYESLGYVLIPGNSNSMTIRYDEGPTLKRNATSSGSSGTVGDSCQTNSQFYNFFSPFCY; encoded by the exons ATG GAGGAGACGTATCTGTATGATCCCAGTCTGCTGATAAAGCTTGACTTTCATCGTAGCCCAGCCAAGTTCAAGCCCTTCATTTCGGCAGCCAATCCCGGAGAGCCATGGATGAAGGTGAGACCTCTGAAGGATACCGACTACGACCGTGGATTCCTCCAGCTACTCTCCCAACTCACGCATGTGGGCAATGTCAGTCGGACACAGTTTTTAA CCCGCTTCTCGCAAATGAAAGCCAGTGGGGACTACTTTGTGACCGTTATTGAGGACACGCGGAAGAATGAGATTATCGGAGCTGCCTCCTTGGTGATTGAACGCAAGTTTATTCATAATTGTGCTGTG CGTGGTCGCCTGGAGGATGTGGTGGTCAACGATACCTACCGCGGAAAACAACTTGGCAAGCT GATCGTGGTAACAGTCTCGCTGCTGGCCGAAGAACTTGGTTGCTACAAAATGTCGCTGGACTGCAAGGATAAGCTGATCAAGTTTTACGAATCTCTAGGCTACGTGCTCATCCCAGGAAACTCCAACTCCATGACCATTCGCTACGATGAGGGACCGACGCTAAAGCGTAACGCCACCTCATCCGGCTCCAGCGGAACAGTGGGCGACTCCTGCCAAACT AACtctcaattttataattttttctcCCCTTTTTGCTACTGA
- the LOC6506011 gene encoding probable glucosamine 6-phosphate N-acetyltransferase isoform X2, protein MVQYSEETYLYDPSLLIKLDFHRSPAKFKPFISAANPGEPWMKVRPLKDTDYDRGFLQLLSQLTHVGNVSRTQFLTRFSQMKASGDYFVTVIEDTRKNEIIGAASLVIERKFIHNCAVRGRLEDVVVNDTYRGKQLGKLIVVTVSLLAEELGCYKMSLDCKDKLIKFYESLGYVLIPGNSNSMTIRYDEGPTLKRNATSSGSSGTVGDSCQTVVVILPFKSTFIK, encoded by the exons ATGGTGCAATATTCG GAGGAGACGTATCTGTATGATCCCAGTCTGCTGATAAAGCTTGACTTTCATCGTAGCCCAGCCAAGTTCAAGCCCTTCATTTCGGCAGCCAATCCCGGAGAGCCATGGATGAAGGTGAGACCTCTGAAGGATACCGACTACGACCGTGGATTCCTCCAGCTACTCTCCCAACTCACGCATGTGGGCAATGTCAGTCGGACACAGTTTTTAA CCCGCTTCTCGCAAATGAAAGCCAGTGGGGACTACTTTGTGACCGTTATTGAGGACACGCGGAAGAATGAGATTATCGGAGCTGCCTCCTTGGTGATTGAACGCAAGTTTATTCATAATTGTGCTGTG CGTGGTCGCCTGGAGGATGTGGTGGTCAACGATACCTACCGCGGAAAACAACTTGGCAAGCT GATCGTGGTAACAGTCTCGCTGCTGGCCGAAGAACTTGGTTGCTACAAAATGTCGCTGGACTGCAAGGATAAGCTGATCAAGTTTTACGAATCTCTAGGCTACGTGCTCATCCCAGGAAACTCCAACTCCATGACCATTCGCTACGATGAGGGACCGACGCTAAAGCGTAACGCCACCTCATCCGGCTCCAGCGGAACAGTGGGCGACTCCTGCCAAACT GTTGTTGTAATTTTACCCTTCAAAAGCACTTTCATCAAGTAG
- the LOC6506010 gene encoding complex I intermediate-associated protein 30, mitochondrial encodes MNNILRHGQRLGCWLPAVQHHIHTTAVHRTFWEREKKSGYKTKLPEPSKKQLILDGFKELKEEIKLWRREVKEQLESDPILVFRPGETDVVFDFKAPDVLDKWTVTTDADHGEGKSTATLELSAAGAGLFHGEVNSDHTKDGIIKRTGYANIRTKRVRKSFKRETTYDWTQYNMLIMKVRGDGRSYLINLHTEGYFDLMWNDIYHYVLYTRGGPHWQIAKIPFSKFFLSSKGRVQDRQGPIALNKVTHFGFSVAAKKGMDGPFGLEIEYVGLQYDPSHREEFAYEMYQTPKYIVAT; translated from the exons ATGAACAACATCCTGAGACATGGACAGCGCCTGGGCTGTTGGCTGCCTGCTGTCCAACACCACATACACACCACAGCAGTTCACCGGACCTTTTGGGAACGCGAAAAGAAGTCCGGCTACAAGACAAAATTGCCGGAACCCTCCAAAAAGCAGCTTATATTGGACGGATTCAAAGAACTCAAGGAGGAAATTAAGTTGTGGCGTAGGGAGGTGAAGGAACAGTTGGAGAGTGATCCGATACTGGTGTTCCGGCCAGGGGAAACAGATGTGGTATTTGACTTCAAGGCGCCAGATGTCCTAGATAAGTGGACTGTGACTACAGATGCGGATCATGGCGAGGGAAAGAGCACTGCCACTCTCGAACTTAGTGCAGCTGGAGCTGGACTGTTCCATGGCGAGGTGAACTCGGATCACACAAAGGATGGAATTATCAAGCGGACAGGATACGCAAATATCCGCACGAAGAGAGTGCGG AAATCCTTTAAACGCGAGACCACCTACGACTGGACGCAGTACAACATGCTGATAATGAAAGTCCGGGGAGATGGACGCAGTTACTTGATAAACCTGCACACCGAAGGCTACTTTGATCTGATGTGGAACGACATCTACCATTACGTTCTGTATACCCGTGGTGGACCCCATTGGCAGATCGCCAAAATACCCTTCTCGAAGTTCTTCTTGTCCTCCAAAGGACGAGTCCAAGATCGTCAGGGTCCTATTGCCTTGAATAAAGTAACCCATTTTGGATTCTCGGTGGCAGCTAAGAAAGGCATGGACGGTCCGTTTGGACTTGAAATAGAATACGTTGGCTTGCAGTACGACCCCAGCCACCGGGAGGAGTTTGCCTACGAGATGTACCAGACACCCAAATACATTGTGGCCACGTAA
- the LOC6506011 gene encoding probable glucosamine 6-phosphate N-acetyltransferase isoform X4: MEETYLYDPSLLIKLDFHRSPAKFKPFISAANPGEPWMKVRPLKDTDYDRGFLQLLSQLTHVGNVSRTQFLTRFSQMKASGDYFVTVIEDTRKNEIIGAASLVIERKFIHNCAVRGRLEDVVVNDTYRGKQLGKLIVVTVSLLAEELGCYKMSLDCKDKLIKFYESLGYVLIPGNSNSMTIRYDEGPTLKRNATSSGSSGTVGDSCQTVVVILPFKSTFIK; the protein is encoded by the exons ATG GAGGAGACGTATCTGTATGATCCCAGTCTGCTGATAAAGCTTGACTTTCATCGTAGCCCAGCCAAGTTCAAGCCCTTCATTTCGGCAGCCAATCCCGGAGAGCCATGGATGAAGGTGAGACCTCTGAAGGATACCGACTACGACCGTGGATTCCTCCAGCTACTCTCCCAACTCACGCATGTGGGCAATGTCAGTCGGACACAGTTTTTAA CCCGCTTCTCGCAAATGAAAGCCAGTGGGGACTACTTTGTGACCGTTATTGAGGACACGCGGAAGAATGAGATTATCGGAGCTGCCTCCTTGGTGATTGAACGCAAGTTTATTCATAATTGTGCTGTG CGTGGTCGCCTGGAGGATGTGGTGGTCAACGATACCTACCGCGGAAAACAACTTGGCAAGCT GATCGTGGTAACAGTCTCGCTGCTGGCCGAAGAACTTGGTTGCTACAAAATGTCGCTGGACTGCAAGGATAAGCTGATCAAGTTTTACGAATCTCTAGGCTACGTGCTCATCCCAGGAAACTCCAACTCCATGACCATTCGCTACGATGAGGGACCGACGCTAAAGCGTAACGCCACCTCATCCGGCTCCAGCGGAACAGTGGGCGACTCCTGCCAAACT GTTGTTGTAATTTTACCCTTCAAAAGCACTTTCATCAAGTAG
- the LOC6506011 gene encoding probable glucosamine 6-phosphate N-acetyltransferase isoform X5: protein MEETYLYDPSLLIKLDFHRSPAKFKPFISAANPGEPWMKVRPLKDTDYDRGFLQLLSQLTHVGNVSRTQFLTRFSQMKASGDYFVTVIEDTRKNEIIGAASLVIERKFIHNCAVRGRLEDVVVNDTYRGKQLGKLIVVTVSLLAEELGCYKMSLDCKDKLIKFYESLGYVLIPGNSNSMTIRYDEGPTLKRNATSSGSSGTVGDSCQTVSLDFAS from the exons ATG GAGGAGACGTATCTGTATGATCCCAGTCTGCTGATAAAGCTTGACTTTCATCGTAGCCCAGCCAAGTTCAAGCCCTTCATTTCGGCAGCCAATCCCGGAGAGCCATGGATGAAGGTGAGACCTCTGAAGGATACCGACTACGACCGTGGATTCCTCCAGCTACTCTCCCAACTCACGCATGTGGGCAATGTCAGTCGGACACAGTTTTTAA CCCGCTTCTCGCAAATGAAAGCCAGTGGGGACTACTTTGTGACCGTTATTGAGGACACGCGGAAGAATGAGATTATCGGAGCTGCCTCCTTGGTGATTGAACGCAAGTTTATTCATAATTGTGCTGTG CGTGGTCGCCTGGAGGATGTGGTGGTCAACGATACCTACCGCGGAAAACAACTTGGCAAGCT GATCGTGGTAACAGTCTCGCTGCTGGCCGAAGAACTTGGTTGCTACAAAATGTCGCTGGACTGCAAGGATAAGCTGATCAAGTTTTACGAATCTCTAGGCTACGTGCTCATCCCAGGAAACTCCAACTCCATGACCATTCGCTACGATGAGGGACCGACGCTAAAGCGTAACGCCACCTCATCCGGCTCCAGCGGAACAGTGGGCGACTCCTGCCAAACTGTGAGCCTCGATTTTGCCTCTTGA
- the LOC6505520 gene encoding dehydrogenase/reductase SDR family protein 7-like, which yields MKVQDLDKCAPSSDWNVLYWVLGTILMPVALPLALINIWQRLRAQKYRNQLPGKVVLITGASSGLGESLAHVFYRAGCKVILAARRTQELERVKKDLLTLDVDPAYPPTVLALDLAELNSIPEFVTRVLAVYNQVDILINNGGISVRADVASTAVDVDLKVMVVNYFGSVALTKALLPSMVKRGSGHICFISSVQGKFAIPQRAAYSASKHALQAFADSLRAEVANKNINVSCVSPGYIRTQLSLNALTGSGSSYGKMDETTAKGMSPEKLAERILQCILRKEPDIIVSDVQAKIAYYLRHLCPTLYFWIMSKRALKLERAEKKSD from the exons atgaaAGTGCAAGATTTGGATAAATGTGCTCCCAGCAGTGACTGGAATGTGCTCTACTGGGTATTGGGTACCATACTTATGCCAGTGGCTCTTCCCTTGGCACTCATCAATATATGGCAGCGACTCCGGGCCCAGAAATACCGTAATCAATTGCCCGGCAAG GTGGTGCTAATTACTGGCGCTAGTTCCGGATTAGGTGAATCCTTGGCCCACGTCTTCTACCGAGCCGGGTGCAAGGTGATTTTGGCAGCACGCCGCACTCAGGAATTGGAGCGGGTTAAAAAGGATCTTTTGACACTAGATGTG GATCCCGCTTATCCACCCACTGTGTTGGCACTCGATCTCGCTGAGCTTAATTCCATTCCAGAGTTTGTCACTCGGGTACTGGCTGTCTATAATCAAGTGGACATCCTTATAAACAATGGCGGCATTAGTGTCCGAGCGGATGTTGCCTCCACCGCCGTGGATGTGGATCTCAAGGTGATGGTGGTAAACTATTTCGGAAGTGTTGCTCTAACTAAAG CTCTCCTGCCTTCAATGGTAAAGCGTGGAAGTGGACACATCTGCTTCATAAGTTCTGTCCAGGGAAAGTTTGCTATTCCCCAGAGAGCAGCATATTCCGCCTCGAAGCATGCCCTTCAAGCTTTTGCCGATTCCCTCCGTGCCGAGGTGGCCAACAAGAATATAAACGTGTCCTGTGTTAGCCCTGGGTATATACGCACCCAACTATCGTTGAATGCTCTTACAGGATCCGGCAGCAGCTATGGAA AAATGGATGAAACCACAGCTAAGGGAATGTCGCCTGAAAAACTGGCGGAACGGATTCTGCAATGCATTCTTCGCAAGGAGCCAGACATCATTGTAAGTGATGTCCAAGCAAAGATAGCCTATTACCTGCGACACCTGTGCCCCACTTTGTATTTTTGGATAATGTCGAAAAGGGCCCTCAAACTGGAGAGGGCTGAAAAGAAATCCGATTAG